One stretch of Penaeus chinensis breed Huanghai No. 1 chromosome 27, ASM1920278v2, whole genome shotgun sequence DNA includes these proteins:
- the LOC125039352 gene encoding extensin-1-like, with protein MPFHLGHATALQVIPPPLPLSYKAAMPLHLQSSHSTAFFHSTPPLLRRFTRTQLHCHVGQASSVHFHAPPPPVHSTSTPLHHQSTPLPRPSTTSPLHFHAPPPPVHSTSTPLHHQSTPLPRPSTTSPLHFHAPPPPVHSTSTPLHHQSTPLPRPSTTSPLHFHAPPPPVHSTSTPLHSTSLSGPRLE; from the exons ATGCCATTCCACCTCGGCCACGCCACTGCACTACAGGTCATTCCACCCCCTTTGCCACTCTCCTACAAAGCAGCCATGCCACTCCACCTACAGTCAAGCCACTCCACAGCCTTCTTCCACAGCACCCCACCACTGCTACGTCGCTTCACTCGCACCCAACTCCACTGCCACGTCGG CCAAGCGTCGTCGGTCCACTTCCACGCCCCTCCACCACCAGTCCACTCCACTTCCACGCCCCTCCACCACCAGTCCACTCCACTTCCACGCCCCTCTACCACCAGTCCACTCCACTTCCACGCCCCTCCACCACCAGTCCACTCCACTTCCACGCCCCTCCACCACCAGTCCACTCCACTTCCACGCCCCTCCACCACCAGTCCTCTCCACTTCCACGCCCCTCCACCACCAGTCCACTCCACTTCCACGCCCCTCCACCACCAGTCCACTCCACTTCCACGCCCCTCCACCACCAGTCCACTCCACTTCCACGCCCCTCCACCACCAGTCCACTCCACTTCCACGCCCCTCCATTCCACAAGCCTCTCCGGGCCAAGG